In the Malus domestica chromosome 16, GDT2T_hap1 genome, one interval contains:
- the LOC103403160 gene encoding sulfite oxidase isoform X3 gives MSKVKTVKGVGWDVSAIGNAVWGGAKLADVLKLVGIAKLTSVSPLGGKHVEFVSVDMCKEEKGGPYKASIPMIQATNSDAEVLLAYEMNGEPLNRDHGYPLRVVVPGVIGARSVKWLSSINIIENECQGFFMQRDYKMFPPTVNWENIDWSTRRPQMDFPVQSVICSLEEKNAVKPGKVVVHGYAVSGGGRGIERVDVSFDGGRTWVEATRYQKSGAPYVADDASSDKWGWVLFKAEAIVSRSTEIVAKAIDIAANVQPENVDAIWNLRGILNTSWHRVRIHVEHTDL, from the exons ATGAGCAAAGTGAAAACAGTGAAAGGCGTTGGCTGGGACGTTTCCGCCATTGGAAACG CCGTTTGGGGTGGGGCTAAACTCGCTGACGTTCTCAAACTTGTGGGAATCGCTAAGTTAACATCAGTTTCCCCGTTGGGAGGAAAGCACGTTGAGTTTGTAAGCGTTGACATGTGCAAG GAGGAAAAAGGAGGACCTTACAAGGCGTCAATACCGATGATTCAAGCAACAAACTCGGACGCTGAAGTTTTACTAGCATATGAAATGAATGGAGAG CCTCTAAACCGGGATCATGGGTATCCGCTGCGTGTAGTTGTTCCGGGTGTTATAGGTGCCCGTTCTGTCAAATGGCTGAGTTCCATCAACATAATCGAAAACGAATGCCAG GGATTCTTTATGCAAAGGGACTACAAAATGTTTCCTCCTACTGTGAACTGGGAAAATATCGATTGGTCAACCCGGCGGCCTCAGATGGATTTTCCTGTTCAG TCTGTAATTTGTTCTTTGGAGGAAAAAAACGCTGTAAAGCCTGGAAAA GTAGTAGTTCATGGATATGCCGTGTCTGGAGGTGGGCGGGGGATTGAGCGAGTAGATGTATCGTTCGATGGTGGCAGGACGTGGGTGGAAGCAACCCGATACCAAAAGAGTGGAGCTCCATATGTTGCAGATGATGCGAGTAGCGACAAGTGGGGATGGGTGCTTTTTAAGGCTGAGGCGATTGTCTCTCGCAGCACTGAAATCGTCGCTAAAGCA ATCGATATAGCTGCAAACGTCCAACCCGAAAATGTGGACGCCATCTGGAACCTGAGAGGAATACTGAACACATCGTGGCATAGGGTTCGAATTCACGTTGAACACACCGATTTGTGA
- the LOC103403160 gene encoding sulfite oxidase isoform X2 → MSGLRAPSDYSEEPPRHPSLLVNSQEPFNAEPPRAALLESYVTPVDLFYKRNHGPIPVVDDIERYRLSICGLVEKPLEISMVDIVNLPKHIVTATLQCAGNRRTAMSKVKTVKGVGWDVSAIGNAVWGGAKLADVLKLVGIAKLTSVSPLGGKHVEFVSVDMCKEEKGGPYKASIPMIQATNSDAEVLLAYEMNGEPLNRDHGYPLRVVVPGVIGARSVKWLSSINIIENECQGFFMQRDYKMFPPTVNWENIDWSTRRPQMDFPVQSVICSLEEKNAVKPGKVVVHGYAVSGGGRGIERVDVSFDGGRTWVEATRYQKSGAPYVADDASSDKWGWVLFKAEAIVSRSTEIVAKAIDIAANVQPENVDAIWNLRGILNTSWHRVRIHVEHTDL, encoded by the exons ATGTCAGGTCTAAGAGCCCCGTCTGATTATTCTGAGGAGCCACCTCGTCATCCAAGTCTCCTTGTTAATTCCCAG GAACCTTTTAATGCAGAACCACCACGTGCGGCGTTATTAGAGTCGTACGTGACACCGGTGGATTTGTTCTACAAGCGAAACCATGGCCCTATCCCTGTCGTCGATGACATTGAAAG GTATCGATTGTCTATATGCGGTTTGGTGGAGAAACCCTTGGAGATATCAATGGTTGACATTGT GAATCTGCCGAAGCACATTGTGACAGCCACTCTACAA TGTGCAGGTAACAGAAGGACCGCAATGAGCAAAGTGAAAACAGTGAAAGGCGTTGGCTGGGACGTTTCCGCCATTGGAAACG CCGTTTGGGGTGGGGCTAAACTCGCTGACGTTCTCAAACTTGTGGGAATCGCTAAGTTAACATCAGTTTCCCCGTTGGGAGGAAAGCACGTTGAGTTTGTAAGCGTTGACATGTGCAAG GAGGAAAAAGGAGGACCTTACAAGGCGTCAATACCGATGATTCAAGCAACAAACTCGGACGCTGAAGTTTTACTAGCATATGAAATGAATGGAGAG CCTCTAAACCGGGATCATGGGTATCCGCTGCGTGTAGTTGTTCCGGGTGTTATAGGTGCCCGTTCTGTCAAATGGCTGAGTTCCATCAACATAATCGAAAACGAATGCCAG GGATTCTTTATGCAAAGGGACTACAAAATGTTTCCTCCTACTGTGAACTGGGAAAATATCGATTGGTCAACCCGGCGGCCTCAGATGGATTTTCCTGTTCAG TCTGTAATTTGTTCTTTGGAGGAAAAAAACGCTGTAAAGCCTGGAAAA GTAGTAGTTCATGGATATGCCGTGTCTGGAGGTGGGCGGGGGATTGAGCGAGTAGATGTATCGTTCGATGGTGGCAGGACGTGGGTGGAAGCAACCCGATACCAAAAGAGTGGAGCTCCATATGTTGCAGATGATGCGAGTAGCGACAAGTGGGGATGGGTGCTTTTTAAGGCTGAGGCGATTGTCTCTCGCAGCACTGAAATCGTCGCTAAAGCA ATCGATATAGCTGCAAACGTCCAACCCGAAAATGTGGACGCCATCTGGAACCTGAGAGGAATACTGAACACATCGTGGCATAGGGTTCGAATTCACGTTGAACACACCGATTTGTGA
- the LOC103403160 gene encoding sulfite oxidase isoform X1 encodes MSGLRAPSDYSEEPPRHPSLLVNSQEPFNAEPPRAALLESYVTPVDLFYKRNHGPIPVVDDIERYRLSICGLVEKPLEISMVDIVNLPKHIVTATLQQCAGNRRTAMSKVKTVKGVGWDVSAIGNAVWGGAKLADVLKLVGIAKLTSVSPLGGKHVEFVSVDMCKEEKGGPYKASIPMIQATNSDAEVLLAYEMNGEPLNRDHGYPLRVVVPGVIGARSVKWLSSINIIENECQGFFMQRDYKMFPPTVNWENIDWSTRRPQMDFPVQSVICSLEEKNAVKPGKVVVHGYAVSGGGRGIERVDVSFDGGRTWVEATRYQKSGAPYVADDASSDKWGWVLFKAEAIVSRSTEIVAKAIDIAANVQPENVDAIWNLRGILNTSWHRVRIHVEHTDL; translated from the exons ATGTCAGGTCTAAGAGCCCCGTCTGATTATTCTGAGGAGCCACCTCGTCATCCAAGTCTCCTTGTTAATTCCCAG GAACCTTTTAATGCAGAACCACCACGTGCGGCGTTATTAGAGTCGTACGTGACACCGGTGGATTTGTTCTACAAGCGAAACCATGGCCCTATCCCTGTCGTCGATGACATTGAAAG GTATCGATTGTCTATATGCGGTTTGGTGGAGAAACCCTTGGAGATATCAATGGTTGACATTGT GAATCTGCCGAAGCACATTGTGACAGCCACTCTACAA CAGTGTGCAGGTAACAGAAGGACCGCAATGAGCAAAGTGAAAACAGTGAAAGGCGTTGGCTGGGACGTTTCCGCCATTGGAAACG CCGTTTGGGGTGGGGCTAAACTCGCTGACGTTCTCAAACTTGTGGGAATCGCTAAGTTAACATCAGTTTCCCCGTTGGGAGGAAAGCACGTTGAGTTTGTAAGCGTTGACATGTGCAAG GAGGAAAAAGGAGGACCTTACAAGGCGTCAATACCGATGATTCAAGCAACAAACTCGGACGCTGAAGTTTTACTAGCATATGAAATGAATGGAGAG CCTCTAAACCGGGATCATGGGTATCCGCTGCGTGTAGTTGTTCCGGGTGTTATAGGTGCCCGTTCTGTCAAATGGCTGAGTTCCATCAACATAATCGAAAACGAATGCCAG GGATTCTTTATGCAAAGGGACTACAAAATGTTTCCTCCTACTGTGAACTGGGAAAATATCGATTGGTCAACCCGGCGGCCTCAGATGGATTTTCCTGTTCAG TCTGTAATTTGTTCTTTGGAGGAAAAAAACGCTGTAAAGCCTGGAAAA GTAGTAGTTCATGGATATGCCGTGTCTGGAGGTGGGCGGGGGATTGAGCGAGTAGATGTATCGTTCGATGGTGGCAGGACGTGGGTGGAAGCAACCCGATACCAAAAGAGTGGAGCTCCATATGTTGCAGATGATGCGAGTAGCGACAAGTGGGGATGGGTGCTTTTTAAGGCTGAGGCGATTGTCTCTCGCAGCACTGAAATCGTCGCTAAAGCA ATCGATATAGCTGCAAACGTCCAACCCGAAAATGTGGACGCCATCTGGAACCTGAGAGGAATACTGAACACATCGTGGCATAGGGTTCGAATTCACGTTGAACACACCGATTTGTGA
- the LOC103416575 gene encoding probable arabinosyltransferase ARAD1 encodes MPNARSHKMYGKAAFALIFAFLLLLTYSIFIGTVDIRSYFLPLLPSSPPPVVQSLCVTTSPPLKVYMYDLPRRFNVGIMNRRSTDQTPVTARTWPPWPKNSGLKRQHSIEYWMMGSLLFDSNGGDGREAVRVSDPELADAFFVPFFSSLSFNTHGHNMTDPDTRIDRQLQIDLLKILGESKYWQRSGGRDHVIPLTHPNAFRFLRPQVNASIQIVVDFGRYPHVMSNLSKDVVTPYVHVVDSFTDDDRPDPFESRTTLLFFQGRTYRKDEGIVRVKLAKVLAGYDDVHYERSVATGENIKLSTQRMRLSKFCLHPAGDTPSSCRLFDAIVSHCVPVIVSDEIELPFEDEIDYTKFSLFFSFKEALKPDYMVNQLRNVSKERWIEMWRTLKNISHHFEFNYPPEKEDAIDMLWRQVKHKLSAVKLSVHRIQRLKIPDWWRRRK; translated from the exons ATGCCAAACGCCAGATCTCACAAAATGTATGGAAAAGCCGCCTTCGCCCTCATCTTCGCCTTCCTCCTGCTCCTCACCTACTCAATCTTCATCGGCACCGTCGACATCCGATCCTACTTCCTCCCGCTCCTCCCCTCATCGCCGCCGCCGGTTGTCCAGTCCCTCTGCGTCACCACCTCCCCGCCTCTCAAGGTCTACATGTACGATCTCCCGCGCCGCTTCAACGTCGGAATTATGAACCGCCGGAGCACCGACCAGACTCCTGTCACCGCCCGGACTTGGCCTCCGTGGCCAAAGAACTCCGGGCTCAAGAGGCAGCACAGTATTGAGTACTGGATGATGGGCTCGCTTTTGTTCGACAGTAATGGCGGTGACGGGAGAGAGGCGGTTAGGGTTTCTGATCCGGAATTGGCCGATGCGTTCTTTGTGCCGTTTTTCTCTTCGTTGAGCTTCAATACTCATGGGCACAACATGACAGACCCGGATACTCGGATTGATCGCCAATTGCAG ATAGATTTATTGAAAATCTTGGGAGAATCAAAGTACTGGCAAAGATCTGGAGGGCGAGACCATGTTATCCCTTTGACACATCCCAATGCTTTCAGATTTCTTCGGCCACAGGTCAATGCGTCAATTCAGATCGTTGTAGATTTTGGCAGGTATCCTCATGTAATGTCAAATCTGAGCAAAGATGTGGTCACCCCATACGTACATGTTGTGGATTCCTTTACAGATGATGACCGTCCAGATCCATTTGAGTCCCGTACTACGCTTCTTTTCTTTCAGGGAAGGACATACAGGAAAGAT GAAGGCATTGTTCGTGTTAAACTGGCAAAAGTCTTAGCTGGTTATGATGATGTTCACTATGAGCGAAGTGTTGCAACAGGAGAGAACATAAAATTG TCTACGCAGCGGATGCGTTTATCAAAGTTTTGTCTGCATCCTGCTGGAGACACTCCTTCATCTTGTCGCCTATTTGATGCTATTGTGAGCCACTGTGTTCCTGTCATCGTCAGTGATGAAATTGAGCTCCCGTTTGAGGATGAAATTGACTACACCAAATTCTCACTATTCTTCTCATTCAAAGAGGCTTTGAAACCTGATTACATGGTTAATCAGCTCCGTAATGTTTCAAAGGAGAGATGGATTGAAATGTGGAGGACACTTAAGAATATCTCCCACCATTTTGAATTCAATTACCCCCCAGAGAAAGAGGATGCAATCGATATGCTATGGAGACAGGTGAAGCACAAGCTCTCTGCTGTCAAACTTTCTGTACATAGAATCCAAAGGTTGAAAATACCAGACTGGTGGCGGAGGAGAAAGTGA